In the Wyeomyia smithii strain HCP4-BCI-WySm-NY-G18 chromosome 2, ASM2978416v1, whole genome shotgun sequence genome, one interval contains:
- the LOC129724844 gene encoding protein canopy homolog 4 — protein MLVFLFQLLLIMYVSCGPEEDEGVRYASRCEACKILATELEARLTETGRSHDVLELGYSMDDVKPKKRTDYRRSELRLLESMENVCDRILEYNIHKERQDSTRFAKGMSQTFQTLHGLVDKGVKVDLGIPFELWDKPSAEITQMKTQCETMLENFETVIEQWYFDKQGEISLVKFLCENEVLKGRNSECLYETLAHPELDVKVKDSKKKNEEL, from the exons ATGCTTGTATTTCTATTTCAACTACTGTTAATCATGTATGTTAGTTGTGGTCCTGAAGAAGACGAAGGTGTAAGATATGCGAGTAGATGTGAAGCATGCAAGATTCTAGCTACAGAATTAGAAGCGCGTCTTACTGAAACCGGACGATCCCACGACGTATTAGAGCTCGG GTATTCTATGGATGATGTAAAACCAAAAAAACGTACTGATTATCGTAGAAGTGAACTGCGTTTGCTGGAATCTATGGAAAATGTATGCGACCGTATTTTGGAGTATAACATTCACAAAGAACGACAGGATAGTACAAGATTTGCAAAAGGCATGTCTCAAACGTTTCAAACATTACATGGATTGGTAGATAAAGGAGTAAAGGTTGATCTTGGTATTCCTTTCGAGCTATGGGATAAGCCGTCAGCAGAAATTACTCAAATGAAAACTCAATGTGAAACAATGCTTGAAAACTTCGAAACCGTCATTGAGCAATGGTATTTCGACAAACAGGGAGAGATTTCGTTAGTAAAATTTTTATGTGAAAATGAAGTATTGAAAGGCAGGAATAGTGAATGTTTATATGAAACTTTGGCACACCCAGAATTAGATGTGAAAGTAAaggatagtaaaaaaaaaaacgaagaactATAA